From the endosymbiont of Bathymodiolus septemdierum str. Myojin knoll genome, one window contains:
- the pgeF gene encoding peptidoglycan editing factor PgeF encodes MILSNFPANVKLLTTTRYVTGGASVKGYENFNLATHTGDNLDAVEYNRALLVSHFNLPNTPKWLNQTHSDICLKANSYDCDGDAVVTREKNVVCVVMTADCLPIFASNQLGTQVGVAHAGWQGILNGVIESFVRSFDGRDLLVHFGPAISAKNLEVGVEVYEQFVTKDKKLGKALTAKNKKYHLDIYQAARIILNNVGVESITGGDECTFEQSEDYFSYRRDGTHSGRMAHLIWIT; translated from the coding sequence ATGATCCTATCTAACTTTCCTGCTAATGTTAAATTGCTGACCACTACCCGATATGTAACAGGTGGGGCGAGTGTTAAAGGCTATGAGAATTTTAATCTTGCTACGCATACGGGTGATAATCTAGATGCGGTTGAATATAATCGCGCCTTACTGGTGTCGCATTTTAATTTACCGAATACACCGAAATGGCTTAATCAAACCCATTCTGACATTTGCTTAAAGGCAAATTCTTACGATTGTGATGGCGATGCAGTAGTGACGCGTGAAAAAAATGTGGTTTGCGTGGTAATGACAGCGGATTGTTTACCGATTTTTGCGTCTAATCAATTAGGCACACAAGTGGGTGTTGCTCATGCAGGTTGGCAAGGGATTTTGAACGGGGTAATTGAGTCGTTTGTTCGCTCATTTGACGGGCGTGATTTGTTGGTGCATTTTGGTCCTGCAATTTCAGCAAAGAATCTAGAAGTTGGGGTTGAGGTGTATGAGCAGTTTGTTACTAAGGATAAAAAATTGGGTAAAGCGCTGACAGCAAAGAACAAAAAATATCACTTGGATATTTATCAAGCTGCACGCATTATTTTGAACAATGTAGGCGTTGAGTCAATCACGGGTGGCGATGAGTGCACCTTTGAACAAAGTGAAGACTATTTTTCTTATCGTCGGGACGGTACGCATTCAGGCAGAATGGCGCATCTTATTTGGATTACTTAG
- a CDS encoding DUF2798 domain-containing protein — MEKKVHLRVSLIMSLFMIGIMSFVVTYMNIGWSDQTIDKWLHSYLIAWLVGFPLLFVFAPIFKKAVVKSLSKRPLHK, encoded by the coding sequence ATGGAAAAAAAGGTACATCTAAGAGTTAGTCTAATTATGTCGTTATTTATGATTGGTATTATGTCATTCGTTGTCACTTATATGAACATTGGTTGGAGCGACCAAACTATTGACAAATGGCTACACAGTTACCTTATTGCTTGGCTAGTCGGCTTCCCATTGTTATTCGTATTTGCACCAATCTTCAAGAAAGCAGTTGTAAAGTCTCTTTCTAAGAGACCTTTGCATAAATAG